Proteins from a genomic interval of Caulobacter sp. SL161:
- the rnr gene encoding ribonuclease R, protein MAKLRPTKTFKPKPPAGLPDRETLLAFLRDAGETGKADIARHFGLKGADRRALREMIRELEAQGALAKRGRKGFAEAGSLPPVGVADVVERDGDGELYVKLTKSDDDVPNVRLAPGKGEAAAGAPGLGDRLLVRFERLETGEFEAKLIKKLGQSAHKILGVIRKHRREVRVEPVDRKSKESLVLDPSVAHDFKEGDLVLAQVGTHSGRYGPKPGKVLEVVGTENDPRAASLIAIHSHGIPTGFSEAAEAEAKTAVEPTLAGREDLRDLPFVTIDPVDARDHDDAVYAHPDDDETNKGGFVVWVAIADVAAYVRPGSALDRDAREKGNSVYFPDRVEPMLPETLSNGLCSLRESENRATLAVRMVFDKSGRKKGHKFVRGLMRSAAKLSYEQAQAAIDGQPDDKAGPLLEPILKPLWDAYRTMKIGRDARSPLAIESDERRIIIQGGEITSITKRASLEAHKLIEEMMVQANVCAAESLEAKRSPLIYRVHDTPSLEKVQNLADFLQTLEIRWSKGEAPQTSRFNKLLDETRESPNAAIINEVVLRTQMQAHYSADNIGHFGLNLAKYAHFTSPIRRYADLIVHRGLIRALGLGTDGLTDQDIAQIKDTAEVITHAERRAMAAERDATDRYIAAFLADRVGATFEGRITGVTRFGLFIKLADTGADGLVPVSSLGQEFFVHDDKMHALVGERTGKRWPLGMGVEVKLVEASPVTGGLLFEMLSDPLPPDPKMPRPRLGARRQAAVKPRGGLPKGVRRGKRR, encoded by the coding sequence ATGGCCAAACTTCGCCCCACCAAGACCTTCAAGCCCAAGCCTCCGGCCGGCCTGCCCGATCGCGAGACGCTGCTGGCGTTCCTGCGTGACGCCGGCGAGACCGGCAAGGCCGACATCGCCCGGCACTTTGGCCTCAAGGGCGCCGATCGCCGGGCCCTGCGCGAGATGATCCGCGAGCTGGAAGCCCAAGGCGCCCTGGCCAAGCGCGGCCGCAAGGGCTTTGCGGAGGCCGGCTCCCTGCCCCCGGTCGGTGTGGCCGACGTGGTCGAGCGCGACGGCGACGGCGAACTCTATGTGAAGCTGACCAAGTCCGACGACGATGTGCCCAATGTCCGCCTCGCGCCCGGCAAGGGCGAGGCCGCCGCCGGCGCGCCGGGCCTGGGCGACCGCCTCTTGGTCCGCTTCGAGCGGCTGGAGACCGGCGAGTTCGAGGCCAAGCTGATCAAGAAGCTGGGCCAGAGCGCGCACAAGATCCTGGGCGTCATCCGCAAGCACCGCCGCGAGGTCCGCGTAGAGCCGGTGGACCGCAAGTCCAAGGAAAGCCTGGTCCTGGACCCCAGCGTCGCCCACGACTTCAAGGAAGGCGACCTCGTCCTGGCCCAGGTCGGCACGCACAGCGGCCGCTATGGTCCCAAGCCCGGCAAGGTGCTGGAGGTGGTCGGGACCGAGAACGACCCGCGCGCCGCCTCGCTGATCGCCATCCACAGCCACGGCATCCCGACGGGCTTCTCTGAAGCCGCCGAGGCCGAGGCCAAGACCGCCGTCGAACCGACCCTGGCCGGCCGCGAAGACCTGCGCGACCTGCCGTTCGTGACCATCGACCCGGTGGACGCCCGCGACCACGACGACGCCGTCTACGCCCACCCCGACGACGACGAGACCAATAAGGGCGGCTTCGTCGTCTGGGTCGCCATCGCCGATGTGGCCGCCTATGTCCGCCCCGGCTCGGCCCTGGACCGCGACGCGCGCGAGAAGGGCAACAGCGTCTATTTCCCCGACCGCGTAGAGCCGATGCTGCCCGAGACCCTGTCGAACGGCCTGTGCTCGCTGCGGGAAAGCGAGAACCGCGCGACCCTGGCCGTGCGGATGGTGTTCGACAAGTCGGGCCGCAAGAAGGGCCACAAGTTCGTTCGCGGCCTGATGCGCTCGGCCGCCAAGCTGTCTTACGAGCAGGCCCAGGCGGCGATCGACGGCCAACCGGATGACAAGGCGGGTCCGCTACTGGAGCCGATCCTCAAGCCGCTGTGGGACGCCTATCGGACGATGAAGATCGGCCGCGACGCCCGATCGCCGCTGGCCATCGAGAGCGACGAGCGCCGGATCATCATCCAGGGCGGCGAAATCACCTCGATCACCAAGCGCGCCAGCCTGGAAGCCCACAAGTTGATCGAGGAGATGATGGTGCAGGCCAATGTCTGCGCCGCCGAAAGCCTGGAGGCCAAGCGCTCGCCCCTGATCTATCGGGTGCACGATACGCCGAGCCTGGAGAAGGTGCAGAACCTCGCCGACTTCCTGCAGACCCTGGAGATCCGCTGGAGCAAGGGCGAGGCCCCGCAGACCTCGCGCTTCAACAAGCTCCTAGACGAGACGCGCGAGAGCCCCAACGCGGCGATCATCAACGAGGTGGTCCTACGCACCCAGATGCAGGCCCACTACAGCGCCGACAACATCGGTCACTTCGGCCTGAATCTCGCCAAGTACGCCCACTTCACCAGCCCGATCCGGCGCTACGCCGACCTGATCGTCCACCGGGGCCTGATCCGGGCTCTCGGCCTGGGGACCGATGGCCTCACCGATCAGGACATCGCCCAGATCAAGGACACCGCCGAGGTCATCACCCACGCCGAGCGCCGGGCCATGGCCGCCGAGCGCGACGCCACCGACCGCTACATCGCCGCCTTCCTGGCCGACCGTGTGGGCGCGACCTTCGAGGGCCGGATCACCGGCGTCACCCGCTTTGGCCTGTTCATCAAGCTGGCCGACACCGGCGCGGACGGCCTTGTGCCGGTCTCCAGCCTCGGCCAGGAGTTCTTCGTCCACGACGACAAGATGCACGCCCTGGTCGGCGAGCGGACCGGCAAGCGCTGGCCGCTGGGCATGGGCGTCGAGGTCAAGCTGGTCGAGGCCTCGCCCGTCACCGGCGGCCTGCTGTTCGAGATGCTCAGCGACCCGCTGCCGCCCGATCCCAAGATGCCCCGCCCGCGCCTCGGCGCGCGCCGTCAGGCGGCGGTGAAACCGCGCGGCGGCCTGCCCAAGGGCGTCCGGCGAGGGAAGCGGCGGTAG
- the divK gene encoding cell-cycle response regulator DivK, giving the protein MTKKVLIVEDNELNMKLFHDLLEAQGYETLQTREGLSALSIARENKPDLILMDIQLPEISGLEVTKWLKEDDDLAHIPVVAVTAFAMKGDEERIREGGCEAYISKPISVVHFLDTIKRLLERQPA; this is encoded by the coding sequence ATGACGAAGAAGGTCCTCATCGTGGAGGATAACGAGCTGAACATGAAGCTCTTTCATGATCTGCTCGAAGCCCAGGGTTACGAGACCCTGCAGACCCGCGAGGGTCTGTCGGCGTTGTCCATCGCCCGTGAAAACAAGCCAGACCTGATTCTGATGGACATCCAGCTGCCCGAAATCTCGGGTCTGGAGGTCACCAAGTGGCTGAAGGAAGACGACGACCTGGCCCACATTCCTGTGGTGGCGGTGACCGCCTTCGCCATGAAGGGCGATGAGGAGCGCATCCGCGAGGGCGGTTGCGAGGCCTATATCTCCAAGCCGATCTCGGTCGTGCACTTCCTCGACACCATCAAGCGTCTGCTGGAAAGGCAGCCTGCATGA
- a CDS encoding pyridoxal phosphate-dependent aminotransferase, with amino-acid sequence MRAEIEPFHAIAISRLAHQLKMAGRSIIHMEFGQPSTGAPSKALAKAHEILDQEAMGYWESPLLREKIAQRYQALYGVTVEPERIILTCGASPALVLALSSVFKPGDRIALARPGYVAYRNTLKALHLEPVEIPCGPEDRFQLTAKHLADLDPAPAGVIVASPANPTGTIIEPAELEAIAKVCRGRGIRIISDEIYHGLSYTGRTPSMLEFAPDALIVNSFSKYFSMAGWRLGWLLTPPGEDLERARAYVGNLFLTAPSLAQHAGLAAMDCIDELEGHIAVYRANRQLMLDALPALGLKEIAPPDGAFYIWANIAHLTDDSLAFCEDLLRETGVATAPGVDFDPVEGKRFIRFSFAVSTPEVEEALRRITPWFEARTASAK; translated from the coding sequence ATGCGCGCCGAGATCGAACCCTTCCACGCCATCGCCATCAGCCGTCTGGCCCACCAGTTGAAGATGGCGGGCCGCTCGATCATCCATATGGAGTTCGGCCAGCCCTCGACCGGCGCGCCGAGCAAGGCGCTGGCCAAGGCGCATGAGATTCTCGACCAGGAAGCCATGGGCTACTGGGAGAGCCCGCTGCTGCGCGAGAAGATCGCTCAGCGCTATCAGGCGCTCTACGGCGTCACCGTCGAGCCTGAACGGATCATCCTGACCTGCGGCGCCTCGCCCGCGCTGGTGCTGGCGCTGTCGAGCGTGTTCAAGCCCGGCGACCGCATCGCCCTGGCCCGCCCCGGCTATGTCGCCTATCGCAACACGCTGAAGGCTCTGCATCTGGAGCCGGTGGAGATCCCCTGCGGGCCGGAAGACCGGTTCCAGCTGACGGCAAAGCATCTGGCCGATCTCGATCCCGCCCCCGCCGGTGTCATCGTCGCCAGCCCGGCTAATCCGACCGGCACGATCATCGAACCCGCCGAACTGGAGGCGATCGCCAAGGTCTGCCGCGGGCGCGGCATCCGGATCATCAGCGACGAGATCTATCACGGCCTTAGCTACACCGGCCGCACGCCCTCGATGCTGGAGTTCGCGCCGGATGCGCTGATCGTCAACAGCTTCTCCAAGTACTTCAGCATGGCCGGCTGGCGGCTGGGATGGCTGCTGACGCCGCCGGGCGAGGACCTGGAGCGGGCCCGCGCCTATGTCGGCAACCTGTTCCTGACCGCGCCCTCCCTGGCCCAGCACGCGGGCCTGGCGGCCATGGACTGCATCGACGAGCTGGAAGGCCACATCGCCGTCTATCGCGCCAACCGCCAACTGATGCTGGACGCCCTGCCGGCCCTGGGCCTCAAGGAAATCGCCCCGCCCGACGGCGCCTTCTATATCTGGGCCAATATCGCCCACCTGACCGACGACTCGCTGGCCTTCTGCGAGGACCTGCTGCGCGAGACGGGCGTGGCCACCGCGCCCGGCGTCGATTTCGACCCGGTCGAGGGCAAGCGCTTCATCCGCTTCAGCTTCGCGGTCTCGACGCCGGAGGTCGAAGAGGCCCTGCGGCGGATCACGCCGTGGTTCGAGGCGCGAACGGCGAGCGCGAAATAG
- the phoY gene encoding alkaline phosphatase PhoY codes for MIAAAVSVGFAAQAQSTATKPAPKLVVVISIDQFSANLYAQHRPEFTGGLKQLSAGIVYPNGYQSHAFTETCPGHSTLLTGKHPNKTGISANDWYDKATGKTVYCLADPSVTLADDPKGRAVSPANMVATTYGDWLKAVSPNSRVFGVSGKDRGAITMSGHAADGQFWYQLGFGFTTYVRPGQTAEARLKPVAAFNAKLAADLKKQPFVWNYAKSPLDAVTGGGSAKRCKALEADYETGGRKWRAALPIPAATTEADKRRDLAASPYTDQVTLELATALREAYGLGDGPQVDVLTISLSATDYIGHRYGTRGPEMCDQIARLDERLGVFLKGLEKVKGGVLVALSADHGGADMAERLHGEGYDYERVIGKPWIAKLNAQVRAQLGLSWDPLNAEGGLDQIYVVGPDGKATSDIDRARITAAALPLIISDPAVAGAFDSNALLTLPPAPADASPEELSLAERLRRSVYPGRVGDIVVAFRPDRVPATAGPTYVSTHGSPWDYDRRVPILFWWKGATPHERVLPLDTVDIAPTIAAVTGVKPPADIDGKCRPLVYGQRC; via the coding sequence GTGATCGCCGCCGCCGTCTCCGTCGGCTTCGCGGCCCAGGCCCAGTCGACTGCGACCAAGCCCGCGCCCAAGCTGGTGGTCGTCATCTCGATCGACCAGTTCAGCGCCAATCTCTATGCTCAGCATCGGCCTGAGTTTACCGGTGGGCTGAAACAGCTGAGCGCCGGGATCGTCTATCCGAACGGCTACCAGTCGCACGCCTTCACCGAGACCTGCCCTGGTCACTCGACCCTGCTGACGGGCAAGCATCCCAACAAGACCGGCATCAGCGCCAACGACTGGTACGACAAGGCAACGGGCAAGACCGTCTATTGCCTGGCCGATCCCAGCGTCACCCTGGCCGATGACCCCAAGGGCCGGGCGGTTTCGCCGGCCAACATGGTGGCCACGACCTATGGCGACTGGCTGAAGGCCGTCTCGCCCAACAGCCGCGTGTTCGGCGTCTCGGGCAAGGATCGCGGCGCGATCACCATGTCGGGCCACGCCGCCGACGGCCAGTTCTGGTACCAGCTGGGCTTTGGCTTCACGACCTATGTCCGCCCGGGCCAGACCGCCGAGGCGCGTCTGAAGCCGGTTGCGGCGTTCAACGCCAAGCTGGCGGCGGATCTGAAGAAGCAGCCGTTCGTCTGGAACTACGCCAAGAGCCCTTTGGACGCGGTGACCGGCGGCGGCTCGGCCAAGCGCTGCAAGGCCCTGGAGGCCGACTATGAGACCGGCGGCCGCAAGTGGCGCGCGGCTCTGCCGATCCCGGCGGCGACCACCGAGGCGGACAAGCGCCGCGATCTCGCCGCCAGCCCGTATACCGATCAGGTGACTCTGGAGCTGGCGACCGCCCTGCGCGAGGCCTACGGCCTGGGCGACGGCCCGCAGGTCGATGTCCTGACGATCAGCCTGTCGGCCACCGACTATATCGGCCACCGCTATGGTACGCGCGGCCCGGAGATGTGCGACCAGATCGCCCGCCTGGACGAGCGCCTCGGCGTCTTCCTCAAGGGCCTGGAGAAGGTGAAGGGCGGCGTGCTGGTGGCGCTGAGCGCCGACCACGGCGGCGCCGACATGGCCGAGCGGCTGCATGGCGAGGGCTATGACTATGAGCGCGTGATCGGCAAGCCCTGGATCGCCAAGCTGAACGCCCAGGTCCGCGCCCAGTTGGGCCTGTCCTGGGATCCGCTGAACGCTGAAGGCGGGCTTGATCAGATCTATGTCGTCGGCCCTGACGGCAAGGCGACGTCCGACATCGACCGCGCGCGCATCACCGCCGCCGCCCTGCCGCTGATCATCAGCGATCCGGCTGTGGCGGGCGCCTTTGACTCAAACGCCCTGCTCACCCTGCCGCCCGCGCCCGCCGACGCCTCGCCTGAGGAACTGTCACTGGCCGAGCGCCTGCGCCGCAGCGTCTATCCGGGTCGGGTGGGCGACATCGTCGTGGCTTTCCGTCCCGATCGCGTGCCCGCGACCGCCGGACCGACCTATGTGTCGACCCACGGCAGCCCCTGGGACTATGACCGCCGCGTGCCGATCCTGTTCTGGTGGAAGGGGGCGACCCCGCACGAGCGCGTGCTGCCGCTGGATACGGTGGACATCGCTCCGACGATCGCCGCCGTCACCGGCGTCAAGCCGCCCGCCGACATCGACGGCAAGTGCCGGCCGCTGGTTTATGGCCAGCGTTGCTAA
- a CDS encoding NUDIX hydrolase: protein MSLPPIDAKFDTIHDGATRETGVALKPRHAATLIIVRTDGPQPRLLMGRRNRGHAFMPDKWVFPGGRVDRTDYDAPSASELDGEVATRLELEPRHPKPARLARALALAAVRETFEETGLLLAKPAPERPGAGPWRPFLAQGALPDLAPLSFVARAITPPYRPRRFDARFFMASAESLLSLDRRPDCGELDEIAWVDFQEAMALDLPNITRFVVHEIGQRLAEAGRPAPFMRFLNGKRHLTHL, encoded by the coding sequence ATGAGCCTGCCGCCCATCGACGCGAAATTCGACACGATCCATGACGGCGCGACGCGCGAGACCGGCGTGGCGCTCAAGCCCCGGCATGCGGCCACCCTGATCATCGTCCGCACCGACGGTCCCCAGCCTCGCCTCCTGATGGGCCGTCGCAACCGCGGCCACGCCTTCATGCCCGACAAGTGGGTGTTCCCCGGCGGACGCGTGGACCGCACCGATTACGACGCCCCCAGCGCCAGCGAGCTCGACGGTGAGGTCGCCACGCGCCTGGAGCTGGAGCCGCGTCATCCCAAGCCCGCGCGCCTGGCCCGCGCCCTGGCGCTGGCGGCGGTGCGCGAGACCTTCGAGGAGACGGGCCTCTTGCTGGCCAAGCCTGCGCCGGAGCGACCGGGAGCGGGTCCCTGGCGGCCGTTCTTGGCTCAAGGCGCCCTGCCCGACTTGGCGCCGCTCAGCTTCGTGGCCCGCGCCATCACCCCGCCCTATCGCCCCCGCCGCTTCGACGCCCGCTTCTTCATGGCCTCGGCCGAGTCCTTGCTGTCGCTGGACCGCCGTCCCGACTGCGGCGAGCTGGACGAGATCGCCTGGGTCGATTTCCAGGAAGCCATGGCGCTGGATCTGCCCAACATCACCCGCTTCGTGGTGCATGAGATCGGCCAGCGGCTGGCGGAGGCTGGACGTCCGGCTCCGTTCATGCGCTTCCTGAACGGCAAGCGCCATCTGACCCATCTCTAG
- a CDS encoding M20 family metallopeptidase, producing MIGRVSTLALVAGLAMSAPAMAASSAAKVEAAAKAVQPKVVAWRRDIHQNPELGNQEVRTAALIAKELKALGIEVRENVGKTGVVGVLKGGKPGKVVALRADMDALPVEEKTGLPFASKVKATWEGRTVPVMHACGHDTHVAMLLGAATVLAGMKKDIPGTVVFLFQPAEEGPPAGEEGGAKLMIRDGALDNPKVDAVFGIHIGPGDPHELNYRPEGFYASSDRITITVKGRQTHGARPWAGIDMASVAADIIQATNQIAARQVDVGVSPSVLTIATINMGFRQNIIPEDLKMEGTMRTFSKARREDLIARMQKSVTAIGDRYGAKAEVAFTQPYPVTYNDPALSKWVKGTLEKASPGKVDDNAALVTGAEDFSMYAEKVPGVFIQLGGRKPGVPAETVPVNHSPYFDVDEAVFETGVKAHAFMALDYLAKK from the coding sequence ATGATCGGACGGGTTTCGACGCTGGCGCTGGTCGCCGGCTTGGCGATGAGCGCGCCGGCGATGGCTGCGTCGTCCGCCGCCAAGGTCGAGGCGGCCGCCAAGGCGGTCCAGCCCAAGGTCGTCGCCTGGCGGCGCGACATCCACCAGAACCCCGAGCTGGGCAACCAGGAGGTCCGCACCGCCGCCCTGATCGCCAAGGAACTGAAGGCCCTGGGCATCGAAGTGCGCGAGAACGTGGGCAAGACCGGCGTGGTGGGCGTTCTCAAGGGCGGCAAGCCCGGCAAGGTCGTGGCCCTGCGCGCCGACATGGACGCCCTGCCGGTCGAGGAAAAGACCGGCCTGCCGTTCGCTTCCAAGGTCAAGGCCACCTGGGAAGGCCGCACGGTGCCGGTGATGCACGCCTGCGGTCACGACACCCACGTGGCCATGCTGCTGGGCGCGGCCACGGTGCTGGCCGGCATGAAGAAGGACATTCCGGGCACGGTGGTCTTCCTCTTCCAACCCGCCGAGGAGGGTCCGCCGGCCGGCGAGGAGGGCGGCGCCAAGCTGATGATCCGCGACGGCGCGCTGGACAATCCCAAGGTCGATGCGGTGTTCGGGATCCATATCGGCCCCGGCGATCCGCACGAGCTGAACTATCGTCCCGAAGGCTTCTACGCCTCGTCGGACCGCATCACGATCACCGTCAAGGGCCGCCAGACCCACGGCGCCCGCCCCTGGGCCGGGATCGACATGGCCAGCGTCGCCGCCGACATCATCCAGGCCACCAACCAGATCGCCGCCCGCCAGGTCGATGTCGGCGTCTCGCCGTCGGTGCTGACCATCGCCACGATCAATATGGGCTTCCGCCAGAACATCATCCCCGAGGACCTGAAGATGGAAGGGACCATGCGGACCTTCTCCAAGGCCCGCCGCGAGGACCTGATCGCCCGCATGCAGAAGTCGGTGACCGCCATCGGCGACCGCTACGGCGCCAAGGCCGAGGTGGCGTTCACCCAGCCCTATCCGGTCACCTACAATGACCCGGCCCTGAGCAAGTGGGTGAAAGGGACCCTGGAAAAGGCTTCGCCCGGCAAGGTCGACGACAACGCCGCCCTGGTCACCGGCGCCGAGGACTTCTCGATGTACGCCGAGAAGGTGCCGGGCGTGTTCATCCAGCTGGGCGGCCGCAAGCCCGGCGTCCCGGCCGAGACCGTTCCGGTCAACCACTCGCCCTATTTCGACGTCGACGAGGCCGTGTTCGAGACCGGCGTGAAGGCCCACGCGTTCATGGCGCTGGACTATCTGGCGAAGAAGTAG
- a CDS encoding SGNH/GDSL hydrolase family protein, whose translation MRLLLPLAAALAMSTPAASQTALSLNIGGRVAPAPNGAYDFGWPGVYFEGRFTGPSVEIVVDTGGEHLAVSIDGVRKAELTKSGQTRLKLDRLGPGEHVVRLDKLTESQSGSSRFQGFFVGEGGKALPAPARPRKIEFIGDSHTVGYGSRSTSRSCTGQQIHDLTDTSLAFGPILARRLDADYRIQAFSGRGVVRNYNGGARGLPLPALFPRLIPGQEQPRVDATDAWSPDLLVIGLGTNDFSTPLNLGEPWKDEAALRKDYRDRYVAFIQDLKASRPKARVFLIAGDSFAEDVAEVADRTGAKAVRITGMDLGACDWHPSAADQRMMADRLEAAIKSSP comes from the coding sequence ATGCGTCTTCTGCTACCCCTTGCCGCAGCCCTGGCGATGTCTACGCCGGCGGCTTCTCAGACAGCGCTGTCGCTCAACATCGGCGGCCGCGTCGCGCCCGCCCCGAACGGCGCCTATGACTTTGGCTGGCCGGGGGTCTATTTCGAGGGCCGATTCACCGGCCCCTCGGTCGAGATCGTCGTCGACACCGGCGGCGAGCACCTCGCGGTCAGCATCGACGGCGTGCGCAAGGCCGAGCTGACCAAGTCAGGCCAGACCCGCCTGAAGCTGGACCGCCTGGGGCCGGGCGAACACGTCGTGCGGCTGGACAAGCTGACCGAGAGCCAGTCGGGATCGTCGCGTTTCCAGGGCTTCTTCGTCGGCGAGGGTGGCAAGGCGCTGCCGGCCCCCGCGCGGCCGCGCAAGATCGAGTTCATCGGCGACTCCCACACGGTGGGCTACGGCTCGCGCTCGACGAGCCGCAGTTGCACCGGGCAACAGATCCATGACCTGACCGACACCAGCCTGGCGTTCGGACCGATCCTGGCCCGCCGGCTGGACGCCGACTATCGCATCCAGGCCTTCTCCGGCCGGGGCGTGGTTCGTAACTACAACGGCGGCGCGCGGGGTCTGCCGCTGCCGGCGCTGTTTCCGCGCCTGATCCCCGGCCAGGAGCAGCCGCGCGTGGACGCGACGGACGCCTGGAGTCCCGATCTGCTGGTGATCGGCCTGGGCACCAACGACTTTTCCACGCCGCTGAACCTCGGCGAGCCGTGGAAGGATGAAGCCGCGCTGCGCAAGGACTATCGCGACCGCTATGTGGCCTTCATTCAGGACCTGAAGGCCAGCCGGCCGAAGGCGCGCGTGTTCCTGATCGCCGGCGACAGCTTCGCCGAGGATGTCGCCGAGGTCGCCGATCGCACCGGCGCAAAGGCCGTGCGGATCACCGGCATGGACCTTGGGGCGTGCGACTGGCACCCGTCGGCGGCGGATCAGCGGATGATGGCCGATCGGCTCGAGGCGGCGATCAAATCCTCCCCCTAG
- a CDS encoding PleD family two-component system response regulator: MSARILVVDDIEANVRLLEAKLTAEYYEVSTAMDGPTALAMAVRDLPDIILLDVMMPGMDGFTVCRKLKEDPATRHIPVVLITALDGRSDRIQGLESGASDFLTKPIDDVMLFARVRSLTRFKLVIDELRQREASGRRMGVIAGAAARLDGLGGRVLIVDDNERQAQRVAAELGVEHRPVIESDPEKAKISAGGPVDLVIVNAAAKNFDGLRFTAALRSEERTRQLPVLAMVDPDDRGRMVKALEIGVNDILSRPIDPQELSARVKTQIQRKRYTDYLRNNLDHSLELAVTDQLTGLHNRRYMTGQLDSLVKRATLGGDPVSALLIDIDFFKKINDTFGHDIGDEVLREFALRLASNVRAIDLPCRYGGEEFVVIMPDTALADALRIAERIRMHVAGSPFTVAHGREMLNVTISIGVSATAGEGDTPEALLKRADEGVYQAKASGRNAVVGKAA; encoded by the coding sequence ATGAGCGCCCGGATCCTCGTCGTCGACGACATCGAGGCCAATGTCCGCCTGCTCGAGGCCAAGTTGACGGCCGAGTACTACGAAGTTTCCACCGCCATGGACGGGCCGACGGCCCTGGCCATGGCCGTGCGCGACCTTCCCGACATCATTCTGCTGGACGTCATGATGCCCGGCATGGACGGCTTCACCGTCTGCCGCAAGCTCAAGGAAGATCCGGCCACGCGTCACATCCCGGTGGTGCTGATCACCGCGCTCGATGGTCGCAGCGACCGCATCCAGGGTCTGGAGTCCGGCGCTTCGGACTTCCTGACCAAACCGATCGACGACGTCATGCTGTTCGCCCGGGTGCGCAGCCTGACCCGTTTCAAGCTGGTGATCGACGAGTTGCGCCAGCGCGAGGCCTCGGGCCGCCGCATGGGCGTGATCGCCGGCGCCGCCGCCCGTCTGGACGGTCTGGGCGGTCGGGTGCTGATCGTCGACGACAACGAACGCCAGGCTCAACGCGTCGCCGCCGAACTGGGCGTCGAGCATCGCCCGGTGATCGAGAGCGATCCGGAGAAGGCCAAGATCAGCGCCGGCGGTCCGGTCGATCTGGTCATCGTCAACGCTGCGGCCAAGAACTTCGATGGTCTGCGCTTCACCGCCGCGCTGCGGTCCGAGGAGCGCACCCGCCAGTTGCCCGTGCTGGCCATGGTCGATCCCGATGATCGGGGCCGCATGGTCAAGGCGCTGGAGATCGGCGTGAACGACATCCTGTCGCGCCCGATCGACCCGCAGGAACTGTCCGCGCGCGTCAAGACGCAGATCCAGCGCAAGCGCTACACCGACTATCTGCGCAACAACCTGGATCACTCGCTGGAGCTGGCCGTCACCGACCAGCTGACCGGCCTGCACAATCGCCGCTACATGACCGGTCAGCTCGACTCGCTGGTCAAGCGCGCGACACTGGGCGGCGATCCGGTCTCGGCCCTGCTGATCGACATCGATTTCTTCAAGAAAATCAACGACACCTTCGGTCACGATATCGGCGACGAGGTGCTGCGCGAGTTCGCCTTGCGACTGGCCTCGAACGTGCGGGCGATCGATCTGCCCTGCCGCTATGGCGGGGAAGAGTTCGTGGTGATCATGCCTGACACCGCCCTGGCCGACGCCCTGCGCATCGCCGAGCGGATCCGGATGCATGTCGCCGGCTCGCCCTTCACGGTCGCCCATGGCCGCGAAATGCTGAACGTCACCATCTCGATCGGCGTCTCGGCCACGGCGGGTGAGGGCGACACGCCCGAAGCCCTGCTCAAGCGCGCTGACGAAGGCGTCTATCAGGCCAAGGCCTCGGGTCGGAACGCGGTGGTCGGCAAGGCCGCCTGA
- the rpmG gene encoding 50S ribosomal protein L33 has translation MAKPASIKIRLNSTADTGFFYVTKKNARTKTEKMVLKKYDPVIRKHVEFREGKIK, from the coding sequence ATGGCCAAACCGGCTTCCATCAAGATCCGCCTGAACTCGACGGCGGACACCGGCTTCTTCTACGTCACCAAGAAGAACGCCCGCACCAAGACCGAAAAGATGGTGCTGAAGAAGTACGACCCGGTCATCCGCAAGCACGTCGAATTCCGCGAAGGCAAGATCAAGTAA
- a CDS encoding DUF6265 family protein — MIAALMALSVVAAPADIDKLAFIGGCWTLVRPNGTKIEEQWLAPAGGAMVGMSRSVRDGKLRQFEFMRIVPGEDGTLRYVVIPSGQAETAFALKDLAADAVTFENPKNDFPQRILYRLADRNTLVARIEGSVNGQERSADFPYKRCPAGN, encoded by the coding sequence ATGATCGCCGCCCTCATGGCTCTGAGCGTCGTCGCCGCGCCCGCCGACATCGACAAGCTGGCCTTCATCGGCGGCTGCTGGACGCTGGTTCGCCCCAACGGCACGAAGATCGAGGAACAGTGGCTGGCCCCGGCCGGCGGCGCGATGGTCGGCATGAGCCGCAGCGTGCGCGACGGCAAGCTGCGCCAGTTCGAGTTCATGCGCATCGTTCCCGGCGAGGACGGGACGCTGCGCTACGTGGTGATTCCGTCCGGCCAGGCCGAGACGGCGTTCGCCTTAAAGGACCTCGCCGCCGACGCCGTCACTTTCGAGAACCCCAAGAACGACTTCCCCCAGCGGATTCTCTACCGACTGGCCGACAGGAACACGCTGGTGGCCCGGATCGAGGGTTCGGTGAACGGCCAGGAGCGCTCGGCGGACTTTCCTTACAAGCGGTGCCCTGCCGGCAATTGA